GGCCCGCTGCTCGGCGGCGATAATCCGCGCTTCCAACTCGGCAAGCCGCTCTTCCATGGTGGTATCGGCCATGGCCGCACCGCTGACACCCAGGCTGGCGGCGGCAATGGCAATCGCCAGCGGTGTTTTGAACGTCATTTTATCCATTGTTTTAAACCCTGTTGTTGTTCGACGCCCCGCCCATCACTGCTTTTCAAGCCGATGCGCATGCAAGCGGTCGCGTTTGAATCGATTGTTGTAAATCGTATTTATCCCAACAGTTGGTAAAGCAACTAACGCTACCAACCAAAACGTTGGAACACGTGAAACTTAATCGATTAAGACTGCGTAAACCAACCAGTAATCACTAATTATCGACCAATGTCTAAACACTAGGCATCGTGTTAGCAAAACCTGAACAAATAATTAGACAAAAGTCTCTATTGAACTTGCTGGCAAGAGGCGGCTAACTAGGCGCACCAACTTAATCGTTTAAGTCCACGTTCGACGGGCTTCAACGGTGCGCTACCCGACAACAACAAACGCCGAGGAACCATCATGAAAAAGACGCTTTTAACGACCGCCATTGCACTCGCCAGCGCAACCGGGGGCATCAGCCAGGCCCAGGCGGCTGACCTGACCATTTCATGCGGTGCCGTGGGTGCCGAACTGACGCTTTGCGAAGAAGGCATTGAAGCCTGGGAAGAAAAAACCGGTCATGAGGTCGATGTGGTCTCAACGCCCAACTCTTCCACCGAGCGTTTATCGCTTTACCAACAGATCCTGTCGGCTAACTCCAGCGATATCGACGTCATGCAAATTGACGTTGTCTGGCCGGGGCTGCTGGCCAACCACCTGCTGGATTTACGCGAGGTGCTGGGTGACGACGCCGCTGCCGGACATTTCGAGACCATCGTGACCAATAACACCATCGACGACCGTCTGGTCGCCATGCCGTGGTTTACCGATGCGGGCGTGCTCTACTACCGGGAAGACCTGCTCGAAAAACACGGCCATGACGTCCCCACCACCTGGCAAGAACTTACCGAGACTGCCCGCGAGATCAAACAGGCCGAGCGAGAGGCAGGTAACGACCGCATGCAGGGCTATGTCTTCCAGGGACGCGCCTATGAAGGTTTGACGGTGAACGCGCTGGAATGGGTAGCTAGCCACGGTGGCGGCAATGTTGTCGAGGCCGACGGCGAAGTCAGCATCAATAACGCACAGGCGGCCGAAGCGCTTGACCTGGCGGCCTCCTGGATCGGCGACATCTCGCCCAATGGCGTGCTGAATTACACCGAAGAAGAAGCCCGCGGCGTGTTCCAGGGTGGTAACGCTGTCTTCATGCGTAACTGGCCCTATGCCTGGTCGCTGGCACAAAGTGACAATAGCGATGTACGCGATAAGGTGGGCGTCACCCAGTTACCGGCGGGCGGTGAAGACGGTGAAAGCGCCGCTGGCCTGGGTGGCTGGAACCTGGCGGTATCACGCTATACCGAAAAACCTGAACTGGCCGCCGATCTCGTCGCCTTTCTAACCAGTGAAGAGGAGCAGAAGCGGCGCGCCATTCAAGCCTCTTATAACCCCACTATCGATGCGCTCTACCAGGATGAAGAGGTGCTAGACGCTGTCCCGTTCTTCGGCACTCTTTACGAGACATTCACCAATGCGGTGGCACGCCCATCAGCCCCCACCGGTGATGCCTACGGCCGGGTGAGCAACGCCTTCTTTAGCGCTTCGCATGAAGTACTGTCGGGCACGAAAGATGGCGCCCAAGCCGTTGAGGATCTGGAAAACGAGCTTCTACGTTTGAAGCGTCGTAACTGGTAACGCTGGAGAGCCTAATGACGACTTCTCACTCAAGCGCGCCCGAAGGGGCGCGCTCGGCCGCATTAACAGCGCGGCGCTCTCGCGGCACCAAGGTGCGGCGCCAGCGCGTCAAAGCAGCCTGGTTATTCCTAACCCCCATGCTGATCGCGCTAGCACTGGTGGCTGGCTGGCCTTTATTTCGCACCTTCTTTTTAAGTTTTACCGACGCCTCGCTGTCTGACCTGGGTACGGCCAACTTTATCGGCTTCGAGAACTACCTGGTTCACGATAATGGTCGCTGGTTTGGCATTTTAGCCGACTCTGTATGGTGGCAGTCGGTATGGAATACCGTCTACTTCTCGGTGGTGTCGGTATCGCTTGAAGTGGTTTTTGGCGTGATCGTCGCGCTGATTCTCAACGCTGAGTTCAAAGGGCGCACCATCGTGCGTGCCGCCGTGCTGATTCCCTGGGCCATCCCCACTATTGTCTCGGCACAGATGTGGGCATGGATGCTTAACGACCAGTTCGGCATCATCAACCACATGCTGATGGGTATTGGGGTAATCGACGACCCTATTGCCTGGACCGCCAGCGCCACCTACTCGATGTGGGCGGTCATCATGGTCGACGTGTGGAAAACCATTCCGTTTGTCGCCCTGCTGGTGCTTGCTGCGCTGCAGATGCTGCCCAAGGACTGTTACGAGGCCGCCGAGGTCGATGGCATTCATCCGGTACGAGTGTTTTTCAAGGTAACGCTACCGCTGATCACCCCAGCCCTGATGGTGGCGGTCATTTTCCGCCTGCTCGACGCGCTGCGCGTGTTCGACGTGATCTACGTACTGACATCGAATTCGACCAGCACCATGTCGATGTCGGTCTACGCTCGCCAGCAACTGGTTGAATTCCAGGACGTTGGCTATGGCAGCGCGGCGTCTACGCTGCTGTTCCTGATTATCGCCCTGGCGACCATTGCCTACATTTATGCCGGCCGCAAGCAACTGCAACTGGGAGGTGACGCATGACCGCACGTCAGTTGGGTAAAATAGCCAAGCGGGTCGGTTTCTGGGCGCTGATAGTACTGATCATGGTCTACGCCGTGTTCCCGTTTTATTACGCCGTGATTACCTCGCTCAAGCCATCAAGCGAGCTGTTCCGTGTCGAGCTATGGCCTTCCTCCTGGCACTTGGGCAACTATGTGCAGATATTGACCGAGGCCAGCTTTTTACGCGCCATCTTGAACTCCATTGTGGTCGCGATAAGCGTGGTATTTATCGCACTGTTACTGGGTATCACGGCCTCCTATGCGCTGGGTCGGGTGCGCTTTCGCGGGCGCTCAACGGTTTTGCTGGTCATTCTGGGGGTATCAATGTTTCCCCAGGTGGCAGTGCTCTCCGGGCTGTTTGAAGTCATCCGCACGCTCAACCTCTACAACAACCCGGCCGGGCTGATCTTGAGCTACACCATCTTCACGCTGCCCTTCACGGTGTGGGTACTCACCACCTTCATGAAGCAACTACCCATGGAGCTCGAGGAAGCCGCCATCATGGACGGCGCCACGCCGTGGATCACCATTACCAAGGTGTTCCTGCCGCTGATGTGGCCCGCCATGGCGACCACCGGGCTACTCGCGTTTATCGCTGCGTGGAACGAGTTTCTGTTCGCGCTCACCTTCACCCTGACCGATACCCAGCGCACCGTACCAGTAGCGATCGCCCTGCTGTCTG
This window of the Halomonas sp. SH5A2 genome carries:
- a CDS encoding ABC transporter substrate-binding protein, whose translation is MKKTLLTTAIALASATGGISQAQAADLTISCGAVGAELTLCEEGIEAWEEKTGHEVDVVSTPNSSTERLSLYQQILSANSSDIDVMQIDVVWPGLLANHLLDLREVLGDDAAAGHFETIVTNNTIDDRLVAMPWFTDAGVLYYREDLLEKHGHDVPTTWQELTETAREIKQAEREAGNDRMQGYVFQGRAYEGLTVNALEWVASHGGGNVVEADGEVSINNAQAAEALDLAASWIGDISPNGVLNYTEEEARGVFQGGNAVFMRNWPYAWSLAQSDNSDVRDKVGVTQLPAGGEDGESAAGLGGWNLAVSRYTEKPELAADLVAFLTSEEEQKRRAIQASYNPTIDALYQDEEVLDAVPFFGTLYETFTNAVARPSAPTGDAYGRVSNAFFSASHEVLSGTKDGAQAVEDLENELLRLKRRNW
- a CDS encoding carbohydrate ABC transporter permease, which produces MTTSHSSAPEGARSAALTARRSRGTKVRRQRVKAAWLFLTPMLIALALVAGWPLFRTFFLSFTDASLSDLGTANFIGFENYLVHDNGRWFGILADSVWWQSVWNTVYFSVVSVSLEVVFGVIVALILNAEFKGRTIVRAAVLIPWAIPTIVSAQMWAWMLNDQFGIINHMLMGIGVIDDPIAWTASATYSMWAVIMVDVWKTIPFVALLVLAALQMLPKDCYEAAEVDGIHPVRVFFKVTLPLITPALMVAVIFRLLDALRVFDVIYVLTSNSTSTMSMSVYARQQLVEFQDVGYGSAASTLLFLIIALATIAYIYAGRKQLQLGGDA
- a CDS encoding carbohydrate ABC transporter permease is translated as MTARQLGKIAKRVGFWALIVLIMVYAVFPFYYAVITSLKPSSELFRVELWPSSWHLGNYVQILTEASFLRAILNSIVVAISVVFIALLLGITASYALGRVRFRGRSTVLLVILGVSMFPQVAVLSGLFEVIRTLNLYNNPAGLILSYTIFTLPFTVWVLTTFMKQLPMELEEAAIMDGATPWITITKVFLPLMWPAMATTGLLAFIAAWNEFLFALTFTLTDTQRTVPVAIALLSGGSSYELPWGPIMAASVVVTVPLVVLVIIFQRRIVSGLTAGAVKG